A stretch of the Clostridium botulinum genome encodes the following:
- a CDS encoding metallophosphoesterase family protein: MKDYKIGVISDTHGLLRHEVLEIFKEVDIIIHAGDVGNSSIIQQLKDIAPVVVVRGNCDGVELGYILKKTEVAQVGKVSIYVLHNLDELDLEPKDAGFDIVISGHSHMPRNESIDGVMFFNPGSAGPRRFKLPISLGMIYVNADEIRGEFIEIPVK, translated from the coding sequence ATGAAAGATTATAAAATAGGAGTAATTTCAGATACTCATGGATTACTAAGACATGAGGTACTAGAGATATTTAAAGAAGTAGATATAATTATACATGCAGGGGATGTTGGAAATTCATCTATAATACAACAATTAAAAGATATAGCTCCTGTTGTTGTAGTTAGGGGTAACTGCGATGGAGTAGAACTTGGGTATATATTAAAAAAAACAGAGGTAGCACAAGTAGGAAAAGTAAGTATTTATGTATTGCATAATTTAGATGAGCTGGATTTAGAACCGAAGGATGCGGGTTTTGATATAGTAATTAGTGGACATTCACATATGCCTCGTAATGAAAGTATTGATGGGGTAATGTTCTTCAATCCAGGTAGTGCAGGACCTCGTAGATTTAAATTACCTATATCTCTTGGAATGATTTATGTTAATGCTGATGAGATAAGAGGAGAATTTATAGAAATCCCAGTTAAATAA
- a CDS encoding DUF4250 domain-containing protein, which yields MRNLNRKRMLSMDPYMLLSFINTKLRDEFSSLEYFCDYFDISVDEIKEKLSSIGYEYNLGNNQFKLV from the coding sequence GTGAGAAATTTGAATAGAAAAAGAATGCTATCTATGGATCCGTATATGTTATTAAGTTTTATAAATACAAAGTTAAGAGATGAATTTAGTAGTCTAGAATACTTTTGTGATTATTTTGATATAAGTGTTGATGAAATCAAAGAAAAGTTGTCATCTATAGGATACGAATATAATTTGGGAAATAATCAATTCAAGCTTGTATAA
- a CDS encoding methyl-accepting chemotaxis protein, translating to MDERELIHQQNKLLVKLLWPSLLVGFILFLVLKLQISQIVILLSIGLAICTIMTFLTFRKIFVVQTMYVFIIGMTIFSYILLKYIPYASMYTVIFFALIVISLYQDIKATIITGILVLILNNYLYFISKTQFMVRESIQGVTTYNLMIMVIVGVLIVQQKFNKSLREKNIEAEKEALMAKDQIESILIDIKKSVDGFLKFNQKLKTSIIDTKDISSKLSDVFNEITKSIESQGNSLNEINNSVMNNEERMDTLVNASNVMNDASTSTLKFVKGGTSEVEQLSQNMIQLKNIMDSTRDNTRKLDENSIKVEDILKLINSLAEQTNLLALNAAIEAARAGEHGRGFAVVAEEIRKLAENSTSSVKEISDILENIQTQAKDADSATDSAQNILLSNMKSLEKVQENFISINSSSESVVEEANEVNEFIKQLNEISINIGKEISTISAITEENTSVIEDTLNSVTKQNNAVNAMINVYDEFNESIENLQKLFE from the coding sequence ATGGATGAAAGAGAATTAATTCATCAACAAAATAAGCTATTAGTAAAATTACTATGGCCGTCTTTATTGGTAGGATTTATTTTGTTCTTAGTATTAAAATTACAGATTTCACAAATAGTAATTTTATTAAGTATAGGGCTAGCTATATGTACTATAATGACATTTTTAACTTTTAGAAAAATATTTGTAGTACAAACAATGTATGTATTTATTATTGGTATGACTATATTTTCATACATATTACTTAAGTATATACCGTATGCATCTATGTATACTGTTATATTTTTTGCACTAATTGTAATATCTTTATATCAAGATATTAAAGCAACGATAATTACGGGAATTTTAGTTTTAATATTAAATAACTATCTTTATTTTATAAGTAAAACTCAGTTTATGGTTCGAGAATCTATACAAGGTGTTACAACATACAATTTAATGATAATGGTAATTGTAGGGGTTTTAATAGTGCAACAAAAATTCAATAAAAGCTTAAGAGAAAAAAATATAGAAGCTGAAAAAGAAGCTTTAATGGCTAAGGATCAAATAGAATCAATTTTAATAGATATAAAAAAATCAGTAGATGGTTTTCTAAAATTTAATCAAAAATTAAAAACAAGTATAATTGATACAAAGGATATATCTAGTAAACTAAGTGATGTATTTAATGAAATTACTAAGAGTATAGAATCACAGGGTAATAGTCTTAATGAAATAAATAATTCGGTTATGAATAATGAAGAAAGAATGGATACTCTTGTTAATGCATCAAATGTAATGAATGATGCTTCAACTAGTACATTGAAATTTGTTAAAGGAGGTACTAGTGAGGTAGAGCAATTATCTCAAAATATGATACAATTAAAAAATATTATGGATTCAACACGAGATAATACACGAAAATTAGATGAAAATTCTATAAAGGTAGAAGATATATTAAAGCTAATAAATAGTTTAGCTGAACAAACAAATTTATTAGCATTGAATGCTGCAATAGAGGCTGCAAGAGCTGGAGAACATGGAAGGGGATTTGCTGTAGTTGCTGAAGAAATAAGAAAGCTTGCAGAAAATTCAACTTCTTCTGTTAAGGAAATTTCAGATATATTAGAAAATATACAAACACAAGCTAAGGATGCAGATTCAGCTACAGATTCAGCACAAAATATATTATTATCAAATATGAAGTCATTAGAGAAAGTACAAGAGAATTTTATTAGTATAAATTCAAGTAGTGAAAGTGTAGTTGAAGAAGCTAATGAAGTAAATGAATTTATAAAACAATTAAATGAGATTTCTATTAATATTGGTAAAGAAATATCTACGATATCAGCAATTACTGAAGAAAATACCTCTGTAATAGAGGATACATTGAATTCTGTAACAAAACAAAATAATGCAGTAAATGCTATGATTAATGTTTATGATGAATTTAATGAGTCTATAGAAAATTTACAAAAACTATTTGAGTAA
- a CDS encoding FRG domain-containing protein, giving the protein MNEIRINNFQQFHNALAKYKDDTEWIFRGQGKSSWKLVPKAGRHPYNKANDEEFFLAWKRRATEFIDIEKYDDWNLLAIAQHYGFATRLLDWTHNPLIAGYFAVSKYYDSDAVIYAYLNHKSVFAQDNNLFSRRGIYKFMPNGDIQRIVRQCATFTVHGPATISLEENIEDKCCLEKIIIDKNYRKGLLFDLSYYGVNRLSLFPDLDGLSVYMNWHMQNDNS; this is encoded by the coding sequence ATGAATGAGATTAGAATAAATAATTTTCAACAATTTCATAATGCATTAGCTAAATATAAAGATGATACAGAGTGGATATTTAGAGGACAAGGAAAATCTTCTTGGAAGTTAGTGCCTAAGGCAGGAAGGCATCCTTATAATAAGGCTAATGATGAAGAGTTTTTTTTAGCATGGAAAAGAAGAGCAACAGAATTTATAGATATAGAAAAATATGATGATTGGAATTTACTTGCTATAGCTCAGCATTATGGTTTTGCAACTAGACTATTAGATTGGACACATAATCCTTTAATTGCAGGATATTTTGCAGTTAGCAAATATTATGATTCAGATGCAGTGATATATGCGTATTTAAATCATAAGTCTGTTTTTGCACAGGATAATAATTTATTTAGTCGTAGAGGAATATATAAGTTTATGCCAAATGGAGATATTCAGAGAATAGTTAGACAATGTGCAACTTTTACTGTACATGGACCAGCTACTATATCTTTGGAGGAAAATATTGAGGATAAGTGTTGCTTAGAAAAAATTATAATTGATAAAAATTATAGAAAAGGATTACTATTTGATTTATCTTATTATGGAGTTAACAGATTGTCTTTATTTCCTGATTTAGATGGACTAAGTGTATATATGAATTGGCATATGCAAAATGACAATTCATAA
- a CDS encoding IS4 family transposase codes for MKTKSRFNKGIIVSNTLIGDYSFKCTNRTKEIHFTGERKMGFKETIMFMINMVNKSLQVELNNYFETILNKDNPSTKQAYSKARQNIEAKAFIQLNDKINELVYKDEFEYKLWNGYRLSAIDGSVIQLPDTKLLRKEFGYIENQKNKVARARVSCILDVLNKIVIESKIDIYKASERNMAKELILKMLKNRTESELILFDRGYPGTKFFSFLKENNVEFLMRAKVNFSKDIKNAKQPDQIINIKNGKEVLTVRVVRFLLSSGIEEVLITSLLDKKYTLEDLKELYFKRWCVEVKYDELKNRLEIENFTGRTKKAIEQDFYASIYLSNMIELARQESDKIIKEKNKGKNLKHEYKTNLNILIGSLKDKLIIMMLEKERGKRTKMFKNIMKQASQNTIPIRLGRQYPRKDSVSRCKYKANCKRSL; via the coding sequence ATGAAAACTAAAAGCAGGTTTAATAAAGGAATTATAGTGAGTAATACTTTAATAGGGGATTATTCATTTAAATGTACCAATAGAACTAAAGAAATACACTTTACGGGTGAGAGAAAAATGGGATTTAAGGAAACAATAATGTTTATGATAAATATGGTTAATAAATCTCTACAAGTAGAGCTAAATAATTACTTTGAAACGATTTTAAATAAAGATAATCCTAGTACAAAGCAAGCTTACTCAAAAGCTAGACAAAATATTGAAGCAAAAGCATTTATTCAGTTGAATGATAAGATAAATGAACTTGTATATAAGGATGAATTTGAATATAAATTATGGAATGGATACAGATTAAGTGCAATTGATGGAAGTGTAATACAACTGCCAGATACTAAATTATTAAGAAAAGAATTTGGTTATATAGAAAATCAGAAAAATAAAGTTGCAAGAGCAAGAGTTTCTTGTATATTAGATGTATTAAATAAAATAGTTATTGAAAGTAAAATAGACATATATAAAGCATCAGAAAGAAATATGGCAAAAGAGTTAATATTGAAGATGCTTAAAAATAGAACAGAATCAGAATTAATTCTTTTTGACAGAGGTTATCCAGGAACAAAGTTTTTTTCATTCTTGAAAGAAAATAATGTTGAATTTCTTATGAGGGCAAAAGTTAATTTTTCAAAAGATATAAAAAATGCAAAACAACCAGATCAAATTATCAATATAAAAAATGGTAAAGAAGTACTAACTGTAAGAGTTGTAAGGTTTTTGCTTTCATCTGGTATTGAAGAAGTCTTAATAACAAGTTTACTTGATAAAAAATATACACTTGAGGATTTAAAAGAATTATATTTTAAGAGATGGTGTGTTGAAGTAAAGTATGATGAGTTAAAAAATAGATTAGAGATTGAAAACTTTACGGGAAGAACAAAAAAAGCAATAGAACAAGATTTCTATGCATCTATTTACTTATCAAATATGATTGAATTAGCTAGACAAGAAAGTGATAAAATTATTAAAGAAAAAAATAAAGGGAAAAATCTAAAGCATGAGTATAAAACTAATTTAAATATTTTGATTGGAAGTCTGAAAGATAAATTAATAATAATGATGCTTGAAAAAGAAAGGGGAAAAAGGACGAAGATGTTCAAAAATATAATGAAACAGGCCTCTCAAAATACTATTCCTATAAGACTTGGAAGACAATATCCAAGGAAAGATAGTGTTTCGAGGTGCAAATATAAAGCTAATTGTAAACGCTCATTATAA
- the ltrA gene encoding group II intron reverse transcriptase/maturase: MNNSNKLQRKQTTQYRGRLVEVEVELQGKRGAQSNNLALAKGERENNVVDDTNNLLEKVLARENMLKAMKRVVANRGSHGIDGMRVDELRGFIIKNWLTIKQKLLEGRYKPSPVRRVEIPKPDGGIRLLGIPTVLDRLIQQALAQELNKIYDPTFSDNSYGFRPNKSAKQAILKSRQYINERHKWVVDIDLEKFFDKVNHDILMERLSRRIKDKRVLKLIRNYLKSGIMINGLKVKSDKGTPQGGPLSPILANIMLDEVDKELEKRGHRFCRFADDCNIYVKSKKAGLRVMASIRKILEGLLKLKVNENKSAVDFVTRRKFLGFSFYFAKGGANIRIHEKSYKRFTNKIRKLTNRNKGISMEYRVYMINQLTIGWINYFGIAKANAKIQKIDSWIRRRLRSCIWKQWKKVKTRGRNLIKLGIPTYKAWEYANTRKGYWRISKSPILDTILNNKYIENLGYKSISKRYQLIHNS; this comes from the coding sequence TTGAATAATTCAAATAAATTACAAAGAAAGCAGACAACTCAATATAGAGGTCGCCTTGTGGAAGTAGAAGTGGAACTTCAAGGTAAACGAGGGGCGCAGAGTAATAATTTGGCGTTAGCAAAGGGAGAAAGAGAAAACAATGTAGTAGATGATACTAATAATCTACTTGAAAAGGTTTTAGCTAGAGAAAATATGCTAAAAGCTATGAAAAGAGTAGTTGCCAATAGAGGAAGTCATGGTATTGATGGTATGAGAGTCGATGAACTTCGAGGGTTTATTATCAAAAATTGGCTAACAATTAAGCAAAAGTTATTAGAAGGAAGGTATAAACCTTCACCAGTTAGGAGAGTGGAAATACCAAAACCTGACGGTGGAATTAGATTGCTTGGAATACCTACTGTACTTGATAGATTAATACAACAGGCATTAGCTCAAGAACTTAATAAAATTTATGACCCTACCTTTTCGGATAATAGCTATGGATTTAGACCAAATAAAAGTGCTAAACAAGCTATATTAAAATCAAGACAATATATCAATGAGAGGCATAAATGGGTTGTTGATATAGACTTAGAAAAATTCTTTGATAAAGTTAACCATGATATATTAATGGAAAGACTTTCAAGAAGAATAAAGGACAAAAGGGTACTTAAACTAATTAGAAATTATCTTAAATCTGGAATAATGATAAATGGATTGAAGGTAAAATCAGATAAAGGTACACCGCAAGGTGGTCCATTAAGCCCAATACTTGCTAATATTATGCTTGATGAAGTAGATAAAGAACTTGAGAAAAGAGGTCATAGATTTTGCCGATTTGCAGATGACTGCAACATTTATGTCAAAAGTAAAAAGGCAGGATTAAGAGTTATGGCAAGTATAAGAAAAATACTTGAAGGTTTATTAAAACTTAAAGTTAATGAAAATAAAAGTGCAGTAGATTTTGTGACGAGAAGAAAATTTCTTGGATTTTCATTCTATTTTGCAAAAGGCGGAGCCAATATAAGAATACATGAAAAGTCATATAAAAGATTCACAAATAAAATAAGAAAATTAACAAACCGTAATAAAGGTATAAGTATGGAATATAGAGTTTATATGATTAACCAATTAACGATTGGATGGATTAATTACTTTGGAATAGCGAAAGCTAACGCTAAAATACAAAAAATAGATAGTTGGATAAGAAGAAGGTTAAGGAGTTGTATTTGGAAACAATGGAAAAAGGTTAAAACTAGAGGACGAAACCTCATAAAACTAGGTATTCCGACCTATAAAGCATGGGAATATGCAAATACAAGAAAAGGCTATTGGAGAATATCCAAAAGCCCAATTCTTGATACAATCTTAAACAACAAATATATTGAAAATCTTGGTTACAAAAGTATATCTAAAAGATATCAGCTAATACATAATTCTTAA
- a CDS encoding GNAT family N-acetyltransferase, giving the protein MKQIIDTKLKDFKLRFAEEKDTELILEFIKELAEYEKMSNEVIATEEILRKSLFKLKVAEVVIGEYKDKPIGFILFFHNFSTFVGRPGLYLEDLYVKPEMRDKGFGKIMLSFLAKLAVERECGRFEWVCLDWNKSSIDFYKSMGAVPMDEWTIYRVNGDTLNTLAKKF; this is encoded by the coding sequence ATGAAACAAATTATTGATACTAAGTTAAAAGATTTTAAGTTAAGATTTGCTGAAGAAAAAGATACCGAATTAATTCTTGAATTTATAAAAGAGTTAGCCGAATATGAAAAAATGTCAAATGAAGTAATAGCTACAGAAGAAATATTGAGAAAGTCTTTATTCAAACTTAAGGTAGCTGAAGTTGTAATTGGTGAATACAAGGATAAACCTATAGGATTTATTTTATTTTTTCATAACTTTTCAACATTCGTAGGTCGTCCAGGACTTTATTTAGAAGACTTATATGTAAAGCCTGAAATGAGAGATAAAGGATTTGGAAAAATCATGTTGTCATTTCTAGCAAAGCTTGCAGTAGAAAGAGAGTGCGGACGTTTTGAATGGGTTTGTCTTGATTGGAATAAGTCATCTATAGATTTTTATAAGAGTATGGGTGCAGTACCAATGGATGAATGGACTATATATAGAGTAAATGGAGATACATTAAATACTTTAGCGAAAAAGTTTTAA
- a CDS encoding polysaccharide deacetylase family protein, whose amino-acid sequence MKKSGFVKVIIAIVIFVVAFLSGSSIYKVIDNKKNGAISAFKQNQGIIQNVNVQKDSTAETNQLNKNLEMVEYKGTIEHVFFHPLILDNELAFKGPKWQTDDMDDWFVTVQEFKSILNSIYKKGYILVDPNKLYESYEKGGKKLLRTKTIKVPKGKKPLILSIDDLSYNEGMRKATALKLILDDKGELATYRKDKNGKVQIGYNETVIIIDEFVKNHPDFSLDGIKGVIALTGYQGVFGYRTERTSPNRQSEINAAKKIANKLKENGWSFASHSYGHNPHDKISLEKLKTDADHWESEVKNVVGDTQIYIYPHGDSIKESDPKFSYLYGKGFNLFYSVDSASTEIISKKSPVVHGGRLAIDGVSMRNRRQKFLKFFDAKGILDLKSRPNRPYKFE is encoded by the coding sequence ATGAAAAAAAGTGGTTTTGTAAAAGTAATAATTGCTATAGTTATCTTTGTTGTTGCATTTTTAAGTGGAAGTAGTATTTATAAAGTTATTGATAATAAAAAAAATGGGGCTATTAGCGCATTTAAACAAAATCAAGGAATTATACAAAATGTGAATGTACAAAAAGATTCTACAGCAGAAACAAATCAATTAAATAAAAATCTAGAAATGGTAGAATATAAAGGAACTATAGAGCATGTATTTTTTCATCCTTTAATATTAGATAATGAATTAGCATTTAAGGGACCTAAGTGGCAAACAGATGATATGGATGATTGGTTTGTTACTGTGCAAGAATTTAAAAGTATTTTAAATTCAATATATAAAAAAGGATATATTTTAGTTGATCCAAATAAACTATATGAATCATATGAAAAAGGCGGTAAAAAATTGTTAAGAACAAAAACTATAAAGGTACCAAAGGGTAAGAAACCATTAATACTATCTATAGATGATTTATCTTATAATGAGGGAATGAGGAAGGCCACAGCACTTAAACTTATTTTAGATGATAAAGGGGAACTTGCAACTTATAGAAAAGATAAAAATGGTAAAGTTCAAATAGGATATAATGAAACAGTTATAATAATAGATGAATTTGTTAAAAATCATCCTGATTTTTCTCTAGATGGTATAAAAGGAGTAATAGCATTAACAGGATATCAAGGAGTTTTTGGATATAGAACAGAAAGAACTTCTCCAAATCGTCAATCTGAAATAAATGCAGCAAAAAAAATTGCTAATAAATTAAAAGAAAATGGATGGAGTTTTGCAAGCCATAGTTATGGACACAATCCACACGATAAAATTTCTTTAGAAAAATTAAAAACAGATGCGGATCATTGGGAAAGTGAAGTTAAAAATGTAGTTGGAGATACACAAATTTATATATACCCTCATGGTGATAGTATAAAGGAAAGTGATCCTAAATTTAGTTACCTTTATGGAAAGGGATTTAATTTATTTTATTCAGTTGATAGTGCATCTACTGAAATAATATCAAAAAAATCACCTGTGGTTCATGGTGGAAGATTAGCAATAGACGGTGTAAGTATGAGAAATAGAAGACAGAAATTTTTAAAATTCTTTGATGCAAAAGGAATTTTAGATTTAAAATCTAGACCAAATAGACCTTATAAATTTGAATAA
- a CDS encoding M18 family aminopeptidase, which produces MEKKIEFANKLLDFIYESPTAFHAVKNVKNILVQNGFKELKECGKWYIQKGEKYYTTKNDSAILAFVVGEGLIEENGFKIIGAHTDSPSFRIKPNPEIISEGSYIKLNTEVYGGPILNTWLDRPLSIAGRVTLKSENILFPKTKLVNIKRPIMIIPNLAIHMNRNINQGIELNKQVDTLPILGLINEEFEKNNYLLKIIGEELNIDYKDIIDFDLFLYEYEKGSIIGVNNELISSGRLDDLEAVHSGVEALVNSCNSSATNVLVCFDNEEVGSSTKQGADSNMLTNTLERIVLSLNGNREDFLRALSKSFIISSDSAHAVHPNKGEKCDPTNRPKLNKGPAIKIAASQSYTSDSNSASVFKALCEKAEVPVQEFVNRSDERGGSTIGPISSTHLNIRSVDIGTPLLAMHSIRELCGVDDHYYGMKVFEKFYSL; this is translated from the coding sequence ATGGAAAAAAAAATAGAGTTTGCAAATAAACTTTTGGATTTTATATATGAAAGTCCAACAGCTTTTCATGCAGTTAAAAATGTGAAAAATATACTTGTTCAAAATGGATTTAAAGAATTGAAAGAATGTGGTAAATGGTACATTCAAAAAGGTGAAAAATATTATACAACTAAAAATGATTCTGCTATATTAGCATTTGTAGTTGGAGAAGGATTAATTGAAGAAAATGGTTTTAAAATAATAGGAGCTCATACAGATTCGCCTAGCTTTAGAATTAAACCAAATCCTGAGATAATTTCAGAAGGAAGTTATATAAAACTTAATACAGAAGTATATGGAGGACCAATTTTAAATACTTGGCTAGATAGACCATTATCTATTGCTGGTAGAGTAACTTTAAAAAGTGAAAATATATTATTTCCTAAAACAAAACTTGTTAATATCAAAAGACCAATAATGATAATACCTAATTTAGCAATACACATGAATAGAAATATAAATCAGGGAATAGAATTAAACAAGCAAGTAGATACTTTACCAATCTTAGGACTTATAAATGAAGAATTTGAAAAAAATAATTATTTATTAAAAATAATAGGAGAAGAGTTAAATATAGATTATAAAGATATTATTGATTTTGATTTATTCTTATATGAATATGAAAAAGGAAGTATTATTGGAGTAAATAATGAACTTATATCATCTGGAAGATTAGATGACTTAGAAGCGGTACATTCAGGGGTAGAGGCTTTAGTTAATTCTTGTAATTCAAGTGCAACTAATGTTTTAGTGTGCTTTGATAATGAGGAAGTTGGAAGTTCAACAAAACAAGGAGCAGATTCTAATATGCTTACTAATACTTTAGAAAGAATAGTATTATCTTTAAATGGTAACAGAGAAGATTTCTTAAGAGCGTTATCAAAATCATTTATAATATCATCGGATTCTGCACATGCAGTTCATCCTAATAAAGGTGAAAAATGCGATCCTACTAATAGACCAAAATTAAATAAAGGACCAGCAATTAAAATAGCAGCTAGTCAAAGCTATACATCTGATAGTAATTCAGCTTCAGTATTTAAAGCTTTATGTGAAAAAGCGGAAGTTCCAGTACAAGAATTTGTTAATCGTTCTGATGAGAGAGGCGGTTCTACTATAGGACCAATATCATCAACTCATTTAAATATACGTTCTGTTGATATAGGTACACCGCTTTTAGCAATGCATTCTATAAGAGAATTATGTGGTGTTGATGATCATTACTATGGCATGAAAGTTTTTGAAAAATTTTACAGTTTATAA
- a CDS encoding peptidoglycan-binding protein: MKSKKIMSLVLAAGMILGGGSISTIKAYADTTNNNKIVVAQTNQKELQKKACDLIKIIENNPSAKDIKEARKLISQLNDRAFRNSYKFLVDFYTNKNLDKGISPIDIIVNAYKNSRNVKSADATSNFNMNLQGNNLSNEEKEIFNSILPIINSMDITADIKLNSSENNKKVKLSGVLHFKNSLVKIDSKIWMDMDITKSTPDIKYIIEIPEGVKGFLPTSLANKKYFVFNMTTLLKDPKIAKDKDLLDINKQIQLSTMIQDKFINDFEDFIKIADANYDIVTPIDKEKLNCNSSKNIKNAYEINLNNDKLMKIIKLGLHDKNIASTFWDCVNKVADLEPDASKEKITNEQKTEVVKAFEDALDKFNKAVQCNIKSTVGIDEKGYSCYNKVTLNMVIDAKEIAKVFGAKEAPNTNSKYILTVNCDCSMSDINNNVKVAEKPEISEENSVDFSKILTDNNQI, encoded by the coding sequence GTGAAGAGTAAAAAAATAATGTCTTTAGTTTTAGCAGCTGGAATGATTTTAGGTGGCGGGAGTATTTCAACTATTAAGGCATATGCAGATACTACAAATAATAATAAGATCGTAGTCGCTCAAACAAATCAAAAAGAATTACAGAAAAAAGCATGTGATTTAATAAAAATTATAGAAAATAATCCAAGTGCAAAGGATATTAAAGAAGCTAGAAAGTTAATATCTCAATTAAATGATAGAGCATTTAGAAATTCATATAAATTTCTTGTAGATTTTTATACTAATAAAAATTTAGATAAAGGAATTTCTCCAATTGATATAATTGTAAATGCTTATAAAAACAGTAGAAATGTTAAGTCAGCAGATGCTACTAGTAATTTTAATATGAATTTACAAGGAAATAATCTATCAAATGAAGAAAAAGAAATTTTTAATAGTATACTTCCAATTATAAATTCAATGGATATAACAGCAGATATTAAATTGAATTCTTCTGAAAATAATAAAAAAGTTAAGTTAAGTGGAGTTCTTCATTTTAAAAACTCTTTGGTAAAAATAGATTCTAAAATATGGATGGATATGGATATTACAAAATCTACTCCAGATATAAAGTATATTATAGAAATTCCAGAAGGAGTAAAAGGATTTTTACCAACTTCACTTGCAAATAAAAAATATTTTGTATTTAATATGACGACTTTATTAAAAGATCCTAAAATTGCTAAGGATAAAGATTTACTAGACATAAATAAGCAAATTCAGTTATCAACAATGATTCAAGATAAATTTATTAATGATTTTGAAGATTTTATTAAAATAGCAGATGCAAATTATGATATTGTTACTCCAATAGATAAGGAAAAGTTAAACTGTAATTCTTCAAAAAATATAAAAAATGCTTATGAGATTAATTTAAACAATGATAAATTAATGAAAATAATTAAATTAGGATTACATGACAAGAATATAGCATCTACATTCTGGGATTGTGTTAATAAAGTAGCTGATTTGGAACCTGATGCTTCAAAAGAAAAAATTACTAATGAACAAAAAACGGAAGTAGTAAAAGCATTTGAAGATGCGTTAGATAAGTTTAATAAAGCTGTTCAATGTAATATAAAAAGTACAGTAGGCATTGATGAAAAGGGATATAGTTGCTATAATAAAGTTACTCTTAATATGGTTATAGATGCAAAAGAAATAGCAAAAGTATTTGGAGCAAAAGAAGCTCCTAATACAAATTCTAAATATATATTAACAGTTAATTGTGATTGTAGTATGAGTGATATAAATAATAATGTAAAAGTAGCGGAAAAGCCTGAGATATCTGAAGAAAATTCTGTGGATTTTTCAAAAATTTTAACCGATAACAATCAAATATAA